In Agarivorans gilvus, one genomic interval encodes:
- a CDS encoding response regulator transcription factor gives MQAIRHKLVLIEDDARQQQLVASFLNNEGFEVITAERGDMATQLLEQHQPSALLLDLMLPGMDGIQVCQKVRSFFHGPILMLTAQNDDATEVSALNIGVDDFLSKPLRPHVLLARLRSALRRSEGVVQPNTLANPQIKQRIRCQDLTADQSQRCIWLGEQQLELTDAEFDLLYFFMDNAGHVLPRDLLFQKMRGIDYDGLDRSLDMRVSTIRKKLNDNTPPTATLNRCVVRVICLCKVSSSLKPL, from the coding sequence TTGCAAGCTATACGCCATAAACTGGTATTAATTGAAGATGATGCCCGCCAGCAACAACTGGTAGCCAGCTTCTTAAATAATGAAGGTTTTGAAGTCATCACCGCCGAGCGCGGCGATATGGCCACGCAATTGCTGGAGCAGCATCAACCCAGTGCCCTATTGCTTGATTTAATGCTGCCCGGCATGGACGGTATTCAAGTTTGTCAGAAAGTACGGTCGTTCTTCCATGGCCCCATCCTGATGCTCACTGCGCAAAATGATGATGCTACCGAAGTTTCGGCACTCAATATTGGTGTAGATGACTTTCTTAGCAAACCCTTACGCCCGCATGTACTGCTGGCGCGCCTACGCTCGGCGCTGCGACGCAGTGAAGGCGTGGTTCAGCCAAATACCCTGGCAAATCCACAAATTAAGCAACGGATTCGTTGTCAGGACCTCACTGCCGACCAAAGCCAGCGTTGTATCTGGCTAGGCGAGCAACAACTTGAGCTGACCGATGCCGAGTTCGACTTATTGTATTTTTTCATGGATAACGCCGGCCACGTGCTGCCCCGCGACCTACTCTTCCAAAAAATGCGAGGCATTGATTATGACGGCTTGGACCGCTCGTTGGATATGCGTGTTTCCACCATTAGAAAAAAGCTAAACGACAATACGCCCCCTACCGCTACATTAAATCGGTGCGTGGTAAGGGTTATCTGTTTGTGCAAAGTCTCTAGTTCGCTTAAGCCCTTGTGA
- a CDS encoding sensor histidine kinase produces MITLFLRLFIASISAIALAALSYGLLVSDQIERIEREHVSKIASPLYYLLQRELAQNDGRELEAVMQSHQGEFPFIAQQLPLSQLSTEQQQKLRTQQPLVELRSTLFGDDEVTLYYPWSEQQVLTLYLDEEFLDHGSWLLWYMIGVMAVCLALSLWWFSFSLYRQTHHLAKVTQAIGQGNFDVSANEQAPLPLNHMAQSLNTMAAKLKSLIQQQDAMSIAASHELKTPINNLRFALDMTRSIKDMDSMRQHIQEMDQDLDSLEELTHELISFSQLGKARQLQKQTIRPLPLLNSICERLVKLSPRLNIEIECAAQLSLSADEKLLRWALNNLIVNSQKYAEKQILIRAYSTDKSVIFEVHDDGIGIPEAYRESIFLPFARVDDSRSRQSGGHGLGLSIVERIAHNHAGKVSVASSPLGGALFILALPISTSAFTS; encoded by the coding sequence GTGATCACCCTATTCCTTCGCTTATTTATTGCGTCGATTTCAGCGATTGCTCTGGCCGCCTTAAGCTATGGCCTGTTGGTGAGTGATCAAATTGAACGTATTGAGCGCGAACATGTTAGCAAAATAGCCTCACCACTCTACTATCTGCTGCAACGCGAGCTGGCACAAAATGATGGGCGCGAGCTAGAAGCGGTAATGCAAAGCCACCAAGGAGAATTTCCCTTCATCGCCCAGCAACTACCGCTTAGCCAGCTCTCAACCGAGCAGCAACAGAAACTCCGTACTCAACAGCCCTTGGTGGAACTACGCAGCACGCTATTTGGCGACGACGAAGTCACCCTCTATTACCCATGGTCAGAGCAACAAGTATTAACGCTTTATTTAGATGAAGAATTCCTCGATCACGGCAGTTGGCTGCTCTGGTACATGATAGGCGTAATGGCGGTGTGTTTAGCGCTAAGCCTATGGTGGTTCTCTTTTTCACTTTACCGCCAGACTCACCACTTGGCCAAAGTAACGCAGGCGATAGGCCAAGGTAACTTTGATGTCAGCGCCAACGAGCAAGCTCCGCTACCGCTAAACCACATGGCGCAAAGCCTAAATACCATGGCCGCTAAACTTAAGTCACTAATACAACAGCAAGATGCCATGAGCATTGCCGCCTCTCATGAGTTAAAAACCCCTATCAATAATCTGCGGTTTGCCCTAGATATGACGCGTTCCATTAAAGACATGGACAGCATGCGCCAGCATATTCAGGAGATGGACCAAGACTTAGACAGCCTCGAAGAACTCACCCATGAACTGATTAGTTTTTCACAATTGGGTAAGGCTCGTCAGTTGCAAAAACAAACCATAAGGCCGCTACCGTTGCTTAATAGCATTTGTGAACGCCTAGTTAAACTAAGCCCAAGGCTGAATATTGAAATAGAATGTGCCGCCCAGTTGAGCCTATCAGCGGATGAAAAACTGCTCCGCTGGGCACTGAATAATCTGATTGTTAACAGTCAAAAGTACGCTGAAAAACAAATCTTAATTCGGGCCTATTCCACCGATAAATCGGTGATTTTTGAAGTACACGACGATGGCATAGGTATTCCCGAAGCCTACCGAGAAAGCATATTTTTACCCTTTGCTCGAGTTGATGATAGCCGCAGCCGCCAAAGTGGTGGCCATGGTTTGGGCTTATCCATAGTTGAGCGCATCGCTCACAACCATGCTGGTAAGGTGAGCGTAGCCAGTAGTCCACTTGGCGGTGCGCTGTTTATATTAGCTCTACCAATCAGTACTTCAGCCTTTACAAGTTAA
- a CDS encoding RNA recognition motif domain-containing protein codes for MKLLVRNLSRKITEQQLLALFNDYGEVVSCDLVLDKENGQSKGFGFVTFADTDAAEAAIKALNGSKQSGNKIRVKSAEEDAPTASPEASESIWPQPSEDES; via the coding sequence ATGAAATTATTGGTTCGTAATTTAAGTCGCAAGATCACTGAACAACAGCTATTGGCACTGTTTAACGACTATGGCGAAGTAGTTAGCTGTGACTTGGTATTGGACAAAGAGAACGGTCAGTCGAAGGGCTTTGGCTTTGTCACTTTTGCCGACACTGATGCTGCAGAAGCGGCGATTAAAGCCTTAAATGGCAGCAAACAATCAGGTAATAAAATACGCGTCAAGTCAGCCGAAGAGGACGCACCTACCGCCAGCCCTGAAGCAAGCGAGTCAATTTGGCCACAACCGTCTGAAGACGAATCCTAA
- a CDS encoding PolC-type DNA polymerase III — translation MSKLTPADTVVVLDFETSGLSPKQGERAIEIGAVLLENGQITGRFQELMNPGFAIPAFIESYTGISNAMLADAPPCAEVMERFYQFVGPHNMVAHNASFDRSFLTAEWAYIGRQAQAEFACSMLLSRRLLQDAPNHKLATLVAHQQIDNQGIFHRALADAEMTAQLWLCLLKQLQQQFKITQPSFKLMQQLSSQSKANIVSFLRRYSQQ, via the coding sequence TTGTCCAAGCTTACTCCCGCCGATACTGTTGTGGTACTCGACTTTGAAACCAGTGGTTTATCTCCCAAACAAGGCGAACGCGCCATTGAGATTGGTGCAGTATTACTGGAAAACGGCCAGATTACCGGGCGCTTTCAAGAGCTGATGAACCCCGGTTTCGCCATTCCAGCTTTTATCGAATCTTATACCGGGATCAGCAACGCCATGCTGGCCGACGCACCACCTTGCGCCGAGGTAATGGAACGCTTTTATCAGTTTGTTGGCCCGCACAACATGGTGGCGCATAATGCCTCTTTCGACCGCAGTTTTTTAACTGCCGAATGGGCTTATATAGGCCGCCAAGCACAGGCTGAGTTTGCCTGTTCCATGTTGCTGTCGCGGCGCTTATTGCAAGATGCACCCAATCACAAGCTGGCCACCTTGGTAGCCCACCAACAGATAGATAACCAAGGGATCTTTCACCGCGCCTTAGCCGATGCCGAAATGACTGCGCAATTATGGTTATGTCTGCTTAAGCAATTGCAGCAGCAATTCAAGATTACTCAGCCTAGCTTTAAGTTAATGCAGCAACTGAGTAGTCAAAGTAAGGCAAATATCGTGAGCTTTTTACGCCGTTATAGTCAACAATAG
- a CDS encoding efflux RND transporter permease subunit: MKISDLSMYRPVAAIVLSLLLMLFGLVAYTELPVREMPDIESPVVSIGTPYRGSASSIVESQITKPLEDELSGIDGIDYIWSSSWDGWSGITITFKQGHNMLEAVSDVRDAVSRARGRLPDDVDEPIVRKSDSEEAPFMWLNLTTSMQDRVELSDFAERILIERLSLLPGVSAVNTSGLVERVMYIELDPTAMAGRGLTTNDVLTALNQENLQLPAGYVRNDSLNIVVRVARMYQQAEDFARLQIANVAGDHVTLDDIAHIYVGAKKDTTTFKSNGVDSMGLGIVAMSKANPLDVADTVSAELERLQRFLPEGAALTVDYDSTVFIRQAISEVYSTLAICAVLVVLVLYLFLGRISATLIPAITVPVSLIAAFSAAYWFGYSINLITLMALILAIGLVVDDAIVVVENIIRHRAAGEPPLVAAFRGAKELNFAVIATTIVLVMVFLPLLFMQGKMGDLFAEFAVLLSAAVIFSSLVALTLAPVMAGKLFEKDPTKTTWLNRSVGRAMTRLEKAYTQLLHQMIDYKLSAVVFVGACLLALMWAYQQQQTAFAPKEDRGVVNVYVGGEEATSYPRMLESMAAIEQRLLPMMAEDGPIATLNYSAPAFGSWADHQGFFIVRLKDWSEREQNAAEVVEMIRQAAHDVSDVKVYPYQPSFGGRAGEPVQFVLQGDDYQQLYHYAQELEQQANASGLMHGVKLDYNPTTPEIVLSVNRLAARELGISVNDIASTLEVLLGGRAQTRFEEFGEEYDVYLKADEQQFQSPSDLSKVYLRSDSGNLVSLDSLVSAKQEASARGLFHYQRKKSISLKANLSDQVSLGEALSFLNQASAQMLPSGYTVDYAGESKEFYDNQRELWLLFALALLVCYLVLAAQFESFISPAIVMLTVPLGLLGGLLGLLITGETLNIYSQLGLLMLIGMATKNGILIVEFANQLRDRGLPVKQAILTAAGNRLRPIVMTTLTTVLGALPMLLATGAGAETRFAIGVVIFSGMLLASLVTLFVVPCLYNLLGGLSGSPEARAEQLKQQLDAPSLLEKAEP, from the coding sequence ATGAAAATATCTGATCTGTCCATGTATCGCCCGGTGGCGGCGATAGTATTAAGCCTGCTGCTGATGTTATTTGGTCTGGTGGCTTACACTGAGCTGCCCGTGCGTGAAATGCCCGATATTGAAAGCCCAGTGGTGTCGATAGGTACCCCGTATCGCGGCAGCGCCTCGTCCATCGTTGAGTCACAAATTACCAAACCTTTAGAAGATGAACTCAGTGGCATCGACGGCATAGACTACATTTGGTCCTCTTCTTGGGACGGTTGGTCGGGCATCACCATTACCTTCAAGCAAGGCCACAACATGTTGGAGGCGGTGAGTGATGTGCGCGATGCGGTAAGCAGGGCACGCGGCCGCCTGCCCGACGACGTGGATGAGCCCATCGTACGTAAAAGCGATAGCGAAGAAGCGCCATTCATGTGGCTAAACCTCACTACCAGTATGCAAGATAGAGTGGAGTTGAGTGACTTTGCCGAGCGGATTTTAATTGAACGCCTAAGCCTGCTACCCGGCGTAAGTGCGGTGAATACTTCGGGTTTGGTTGAGCGGGTGATGTACATCGAATTAGACCCCACCGCCATGGCGGGGCGTGGGCTTACCACCAATGACGTGCTCACCGCGCTAAATCAAGAAAACCTGCAATTACCCGCAGGCTATGTCAGAAATGATAGCCTGAATATTGTGGTAAGAGTGGCGCGGATGTACCAGCAGGCCGAGGACTTTGCCCGCTTACAAATTGCTAACGTGGCTGGCGACCATGTCACCTTAGATGATATTGCGCATATTTATGTTGGCGCGAAAAAAGACACCACCACGTTTAAGAGTAATGGCGTAGACAGCATGGGCTTGGGCATTGTTGCCATGTCTAAGGCCAACCCCTTGGATGTGGCCGATACAGTGAGCGCCGAACTGGAGCGTTTACAGCGGTTTTTGCCCGAGGGCGCTGCTTTGACGGTTGATTACGACAGCACCGTATTTATTCGCCAAGCCATTAGCGAGGTCTATTCCACACTGGCAATTTGTGCCGTATTGGTGGTGCTGGTACTGTACTTATTTTTGGGGCGGATTAGCGCTACCTTAATTCCGGCTATTACCGTGCCAGTATCACTGATTGCAGCTTTCTCGGCGGCTTATTGGTTCGGCTATAGCATCAATTTAATCACCTTGATGGCCTTAATTCTGGCGATTGGTTTGGTGGTGGACGATGCCATTGTGGTGGTGGAAAACATTATTCGCCACCGCGCGGCTGGTGAGCCTCCCCTAGTGGCGGCATTTCGTGGTGCCAAAGAACTGAATTTTGCGGTTATTGCCACCACCATCGTATTGGTGATGGTGTTTCTTCCGCTGTTGTTTATGCAAGGGAAGATGGGTGACTTGTTTGCCGAGTTTGCGGTGCTCTTGTCAGCGGCGGTGATTTTTTCTTCCTTGGTGGCGCTTACGCTAGCGCCGGTGATGGCGGGCAAGCTGTTTGAAAAAGATCCCACTAAAACCACCTGGCTTAACCGCTCAGTAGGGCGAGCAATGACTCGTTTAGAGAAAGCCTATACTCAGTTGTTGCATCAGATGATCGACTACAAGTTAAGCGCTGTAGTATTTGTTGGCGCTTGTTTGCTGGCGCTGATGTGGGCTTATCAACAGCAGCAAACCGCCTTTGCCCCAAAAGAAGATCGGGGCGTGGTGAATGTGTATGTGGGCGGCGAGGAAGCGACGAGTTATCCGCGCATGTTAGAAAGCATGGCGGCCATTGAGCAGCGTCTATTGCCGATGATGGCAGAAGATGGCCCAATAGCAACACTCAACTATTCGGCTCCGGCTTTTGGTAGTTGGGCCGACCACCAAGGTTTCTTTATTGTGCGCTTAAAAGATTGGAGTGAGCGAGAGCAAAACGCCGCTGAGGTGGTTGAGATGATCCGCCAAGCCGCACACGATGTGAGTGATGTGAAGGTTTATCCCTATCAGCCCAGCTTTGGTGGGCGAGCTGGCGAGCCTGTGCAGTTTGTCTTGCAAGGTGATGATTACCAGCAACTGTATCATTACGCCCAAGAGCTAGAGCAGCAAGCCAATGCCAGTGGGCTGATGCATGGCGTGAAGTTGGACTATAACCCCACCACGCCAGAAATAGTGTTAAGCGTGAACCGCTTAGCAGCCAGAGAGCTAGGCATTAGCGTGAATGATATTGCCAGTACCCTTGAGGTATTGCTAGGAGGGCGAGCCCAAACCCGTTTTGAAGAGTTTGGCGAAGAATACGATGTGTATTTAAAAGCCGACGAGCAGCAATTTCAGTCTCCCAGTGATTTAAGCAAGGTTTACCTGCGCAGTGACAGTGGAAACTTGGTTTCCTTAGACAGCTTAGTCAGCGCCAAGCAGGAAGCATCGGCCCGAGGTTTGTTTCATTATCAGCGTAAAAAGTCGATTAGTCTGAAGGCTAACCTTAGTGACCAAGTCAGCCTAGGAGAGGCGCTAAGTTTTTTGAATCAGGCCTCAGCGCAGATGCTGCCCAGCGGTTATACCGTGGATTACGCCGGAGAATCAAAGGAGTTTTATGACAACCAACGTGAGTTATGGCTGTTGTTTGCGCTCGCTTTACTGGTGTGTTACTTGGTACTGGCGGCGCAGTTTGAAAGCTTTATTAGCCCGGCAATTGTAATGTTAACGGTGCCTTTGGGTTTGTTGGGCGGCTTATTGGGCTTGTTGATTACCGGTGAAACGCTAAATATTTACAGCCAGTTAGGGCTGTTGATGTTAATCGGTATGGCCACCAAAAACGGTATTTTGATCGTGGAGTTTGCCAACCAGTTACGCGATCGCGGCTTGCCGGTAAAACAAGCCATTTTAACTGCGGCGGGCAATCGTTTACGGCCCATTGTGATGACCACGCTAACCACCGTTCTTGGCGCTTTGCCAATGTTGCTCGCCACAGGTGCCGGCGCTGAAACCCGCTTCGCCATTGGTGTAGTGATTTTTAGCGGCATGTTATTGGCCAGTTTGGTGACCTTGTTTGTGGTGCCTTGTTTGTACAACCTGTTGGGAGGCTTGAGTGGCTCGCCAGAAGCGCGCGCCGAGCAGTTGAAACAGCAACTCGATGCGCCTAGTTTATTGGAGAAAGCAGAGCCCTAA